The region ATGAGGCCGCGGTAGAGAAGCTTCGGTAtgagctgttttccagcttctgCTGTGGTTGGGTGCAAGCTTGTGTCTCTCCCAGCTGTCCCCTGCTGCCTgtcttcccccctctccccccagtCAGGAAACAGCTCTGCTCGGCACAGTCTTGTCCTAGATAAGCCTGGGCAAAGAATAAAACGGGGCAAGATCAAGGCAAGCAGGACATGGGCCTGCCTTCACAGACCCTGGCTccccctgcctggctgccccTGGCTTTCCAGACCCATTAATCCCTCTTCTCTGGCAGGTTTGTGCCCCCAACATGGACTTATGAATGTGATGAAGACTTGGTACATTTCCTCTATGATCACATTGGGAAGGAGGACGAGAACTTGGGCAGTGTCAAGCAGTATGTGGACAGCATCGATGTCTCGTCCTACACGGTGGGTTAAAGGGACATGGCTGCATCAGCCCTACTGTGCCACAGGGCTGGGGAGCGTGGATGGTGCTTGGTGTGTTGCGCTGCGCTGGGCTGGACTGTGTTTGAGGATGTTGGAGAGAAGCCTGGGGAGCATCACACAGCATGTTGTGTAATGTGGCCCCTGGAGGGGCTGTGGTTTGAGGAGATGCTAATATTAGCTACTAAGCTGATTTTAGGGAGAGTTTGACATTCTGTAGTTGTGTGTGACCCCAGAGCACCTTGGAGGATCAGCCTCAATGTCCTGTGCACTCTGTACTCCCTGTGTCTACCCGCAGCCCAGCAAAGGGAATGGCCAGTTTAACACCCTCTGGCTCTAAGATTCACAATGAAAGTAACCACTAAGAGGAAGTTAATCCTACCCCTATCTGATCTTCCTTTCATTCACTGCCCTCTTCCAGGAGGACTTCAATGTGTCATGCTTGACTGACAGCCATGCCGACACGTACTGGGAGAGTGACGGGTCCCAGGGCCAGCACTGGGTGCGGCTCAACATGAAGAAAGGCACTATTGTCAAGTGAGATACTTCTCCTCTGCGCgctggccctgcagccccctctcTTTTCACGAGCAGCAGTGGGTGCTCAGATGCAATTACCGTCTCCTCATTTCATGCTTCCCTTTTCAGGAAGCTCCTGCTGACAGTGGATACCACCGATGAGAACTTCATGCCCAAGCGGGTCGCCGTGTATGGGGGCGAGGGGGACAATCTGAAGAAACTGAACGACGTCGGCATTGATGAGTGAGTGGATGGAGGTGGAGAGGTTAGCGTGGCCCTtgcaggagctggaggtgcTGGACACCCCGACCCTAAGCAGTCGTGCCAGCACCAGCCTGGCTTAAAAGGCCCAGGACCTTGAGATAggtatttttcatctctgaccTGTGGGTTCACTCTGCCTATAATAGCAGATGGCACAGTCATCAGGGCTCTCCTGATCCAGTTGTGGGATCCCATCGGGATCATGTCACCCAGACCTGAGGCACCAGCAGGTTCAGGCATTCAACACAGGCCATGTTGTAGGCAACTGGGTCTGGGTTCCTGCCACAGGCTCCCATTTCAAAAGATTCAAACTCTCTTTGCTTACAAGCAGCCGAGTGGATTTTGGCAGGGTGGGTGagggaacagctctgcagccctcATCTGTGCTGTGTTTACAGGAGCTACATTGGGGATGTGTGCGTCCTTGAGGACATGACAACACACCTGCCTGTTATCGAGATCCGGATTGTGGAGTGCAGAGGTAGGGCTGGGTGTTATAGCCACATCCATAATGCACCTGTAAGATACTATACGTTAAGAGTTTGTTCCTGTGGCTTGTACTTCTTGGCCCTGCAGGCTGTTTCAGATGAGATGCAGAAGAACCATGGAAAACTCCAGGGGGACCTGGAGGTTTGCAAACTCTCAGCTTTCATCCTAGCTTTCTCTGtcttcaattatttatttaatttttcttctgtaaatgccctgctgcttcttcacaAAGGTATTTCAGGCTCTCGGTGCCCAGCCCCGGAGCTGGTGGACCTGGTCACATTCCTAATGCCTTTACATATAGACCTCCCACACTGGAAGGCTTGCTTTCTCAGTCTTAGTGTAGCATCCATGGTCTTCCTTGGCAGATGATGGGATTGATGTTCGCCTCCGAGGTATCAAAATCAAATCCTCCCGACAGAGGGACTTGGGGCTCAGTGCTGACATGTTCCAGCTGCCCAATTTAGTGCGCTACCCCCGTCTGGAAGGGACAGACCCTGACCTGCTTTACCGACGGGCCGTGCTCATTCAAAGGTATGGTAATGGAGGGGGACAGACAAGTGAGGTGACGTTGCCTGCAGGGGTTGGTGCCACCTCCAGCTGTAAAGCTCTGTGACTCCCCCTGGGACAGGCATCCTGGACCCTGGAGAAAATAGCAGAGTAACCTGGGAACAAAGTGGGCTCTCTGGAGTAACTCCCCTACACTTTCAGAGGAATTTTACAGCTCCAGTTCAGTATCTTGTGTGTTGCAAGGGCAGCATATCTGTGTGGTGTGTGGGACAGGCACATGCAGAGTCCCTTGTAAGGGGTGCAAGGTCCCTGCAGTGCCCAGGGGGTGGGAATTTGGTACCAAAGGCTCTGTGATGTAGATGACCATGCTGGGTTGGGTTTGGATCAGTTGTTTTCTGCTTGCGTCCAAGTGTGTCTGGTCTGGAATAGACTTGTGCAGTTCCCTGTCCCTCCTGTGTCAGAATACCACCTTCTTTGGGATTTTAGGTTCATCAAGCTTCTGGACAGTGTCCTGCATCACTTGGTACCAGCCTGGGACCATACTGTTGGCACATTCAGCAAACTCAAGGTGAGCAATTCCCTCTGTGTCTTATGGAGCCTCAGTTGGGCAGAGTGATTGCACTTGGGCTGTGGCAGTCAGCGCTTGTTGCCTTTAAAGCGGCTCAAGGGAAATACCTGGCTGAGCTCAGTTCATTAAAGCTGTGAAAGGTGATATTGTTTAGAGGCTGGTTTCCTGCTAAAACGCTGATGTGGAAACGTGTAGCTGTGGGGTAACAAGTAGAATCAAACCAGAGCACTTCACCCTCAGCAGGACTTGGACCATAGCAGCACTGAACATGTGAGCTGGACACACATCCCTTCCGAGATCTCAGCCCGGGACACTCTGTTCCTGCACTTGCTGCCAGCAGCTTTGAGCTGACTGTGTCCAAACAGCAAGGCTTTTACCAGTAACTTCTTCCTGGCTTTAATAAGCTTTTGATTTCCATCTTTCTCATAAGACTGAGTTTGTGCCTCCAGTTGTCTGTTTCCCTTACATCTTCTCCCAGAACACATGTGCCTGACATTGCTGGGGTAGCCCCGTTCTGTGTGTTTCCAGGCCTGGTGTCAGAAAACACTGTAATTCCTGTGCCAGCTCAACATAGGACCCAAAGCATTTGAGGATTCTCATTTGCTTAGAAGAGCTTGCTTTGATTACAGATAGGAGGGATACTAAGACTGGTGCTCTGGTGAGAGTGTAGGAGAGTCCAAGCAACACTGCAGCGTGAGCATCAGATGACAGCTGATGGAGAGAGGGCTGGGCTTCGTAGTTCCCTTAagtaagaaagcaaaatctttcaGAGGCGGAGGTGGAGCAAATATTGTCAAGCagaatgtgtatgtgtgtggaAGGCAGTGGccctgggaagggaagagacCTGGCGGTGCAGTGACTTCAGTAGGAAATAGGTGACATGTTTTGGACACTGGGCACTTCTGACATTTTGAACATACCTGTTGGCAGCATATCAAGCAGTTCTTGCTGCTGTCCAAGAGGCGCACAGCTCTCATCACCCAGTGTCTGAAGGACTCGGAGACCAGCAAGCCCAATTTCATGCCACGGCTCTATATTAACCGACGCCTGGCTATGGAGCACCGAGACAACCCTGCCCTGGACCCCAGCTGCAAGAATGCTGTCTTCACCCAGGTACTGTCCTTCTGGAAGGGgtccctgctgctctgaggAGAGCATGGCATCCCCAAACCAAAACGAACCACATAGAGGTGGGTGGAAGGGACAACTTGGAGCTGGAGATACCTGGAGTCCTCAAGGCCTCTTCACATGACTCATAGGCTCTACAATTACATGTGCTGACGATCCCATATCCAGGAATAACATCTAGGAGGGATTTAGGTTCTCTTGGGTTGAAGTCTCTGCTCTATCCTGGATGCTCTCTGTGGCATGTTGCTAATGCAGAGCGTAACAACCTCCTTACACTAAAAGGGCAGCAAAGAAATCTTTTGTGACAACAATAATGCAGCTGCATATGGTactgtgtcatggttttacAGCAATGCTGATCTTCATATTGTCAttctccccccacctccaaaAGATCTGTTGTTCTATGTATGTACAAACAGACTGTTGGGAGGTTTAACATGTGCTCAGTGTACCTTCGAGGCCAGAAAGCTCCATTCAGTGGTTGGCACTGTAATTTGTGTTCCCTGTCAAAAAATGAAGGGCTCCTATGCCATTTAGAGATCAGCTTTGGTCAGCATTTAAAGTTTTGGGGCAAACcagattttttccaatttcCTGCCTTCACCTGGTACTGGTTTCCCTGGAGAGAGGGGATACTAGCCTTGATCTTCTCTGCTTGTTGCAGGTGTATGAAGGACTGAAACCCTCTGACAAGTTTGAAAAGCCTCTAGATTATAGGTAAGCAGTgtctgggggagggaggggatcATGCAGTGCCAGGAGCTATGTCCTCTGTCACAGCAGGGTGTCTGGGAAGCATGTGCGTGTCCTGTGCTCTGGAGAGGGTATGCTAGGTCAGGAGCCAGCatgcctgctgcctccccagcatCTCCTTGCCTTTGAGCAGCACCTCAGGTGATGCTTGCTTCTCCGCAGGTGGCCGTTGCGTTATGACCAGTGGTGGGAATGCAAATTCATCGCAGAGGGCATCATCGACCAAGGTGGGGGCTGTGTGAGGCAAGGGCTCCTCTGGAGCAGTCGGGGGTTGATGGGGTGACTCTGCTGCTGTAGAGGCTCTCATTTGCTCCCAGTGTTACTGCCCATGGAGGAGAGACGGAAGGCAGGTTGCCTTGTCCTGCCACCCCCGGTCATGTCCCGGATAAGGAGTGCTGCTTGCTGGTATGGGAACCAGACCTCCATTAGTCACTAACAGCAGCTTTGACGGTGCCAATGCTACTTCTGGCTGTCCTCTGCAGGCCAGGCAGGGATGTTATTTCTCCTGGCTTATTTCCTCCAGTGCCATAAGGCTCTGACAGGAGACTTCTCCTCAACCATGGGCCAGGTCGGACCAGAATTCCTCATCCTTGCTCCATAGCTCTGAGGGTCAGCACATGGGGAATTCACGTCACTAAAAATGTCCTTCTTTTGGGGTTGCAGGTGGTGGTTTTCGGGACAGCCTGGCAGACATGTCGGAGGAGTTGTGTCCCAGCTCAGCAGACACCCCCGTGCCTCTGCCCTTCTTTGTGCGCACTTCCAACCAGGTGCTGTGGGTTGGGGTATTTGAGGCAGATCTTTCTGTGCCTGGCAATGCAGTGctgccctgtccccctgtgTGCCAGGGATGTACCTACTTTGGCTGGTCCAAAGCTTTTTCTCGTGAAGGGTTGGGTAGATTGCTTTGTGGCATCTTGTTTTAGGATATGTTGACAAATGCCTAGATACTTGTCTCTCACTAGGAACATTGCCaaggaggatggagggagggggCTTAGCCCACTTCTGTTGTGAGACGTGCCCAGAGGCACTGCAGGAGCTGAGTTTCTGGTGTTTCATGCTGTACTGAGATCATTATTTGGAGTTTTGCCTCTCACTCCTGTAGGGTAATGGCACTGGAGAAGCCAGGGACATGTACGTCCCCAACCCCTCCTGTAAAGACTTCCCAAAGTACGAGTGGATTGGGCAGATCATGGGAGCAGCTCTGAGGGGCAAGGAGTTTCTGGTAAGCTTTCAACCCCGTCACTGCGAGGAGGTTTGCCACAAAGGGAGTTGTTAGCCCCCTTCTGCAGCCTGTCTGACAGGAGCATGGGAGGGCTCTGTGATCACACAGTGGGACAAAAGGTGTTTGGCAGGATTTGGGGCTGAGGGGTTAGGAGAGATCATAGCCTGAGTtctgggagatgctgctgggagTTTGGGAGAGAGTGTCTGGTCTCTACTTGGCTATGATGAGCTCTGCATGTGGACAGGGGGAGCAAGGACGCTCCTTTGTGTCTGTGCTGTTGAGCCCTGTCTCCATCTTTGGGGATGTATCCTTTCACACAGtctcagaaaaatctctgttttccttcaggtGCTGGCTCTTCCTGGCTTCGTATGGAAACAATTAACAGGGGAGGAGGTCAGCTGGAGCAAAGACTTCCCTGCTGTGGACTCCGTGCTGGTGAGAGGGACTGGGAGGCTGTGCCTATCCTATTCCTTGCAGCACTCAGAAAGGTGGTGATTTGTGTCCCTGTCCTCATGTTGTACTTGCTTCCTCCTGTGATGTGTCAAAGAAACATGCACAAAAAGGGCACTCTTAGCATTTAAAGCATTCTGTAGCTAATATAAAGATGTTCCCATGCTGACTACCACTTCAAGCATGCGATGCCCCAGGGTCTGCTAAACAGCTCTAGGGCAGCATATCCCATGCTGTGCTGCCATCGCAGTCACACCAGCCCTTgtttgggaagggaggagatgGGACCTCGGGCTCAACACTGTCCACTGGGTGCATCTCTAACAAGCACTCGTGTGTGGCCTTTGCAGGTGAAGCTCCTGGAGGTGATGGAAGTAATGGACAAAGACACCTTTGAGTTCAAGTTTGGGAATGAGCTGACCTACACAACAGTGCTGAGTGACCAGCGTATGGTGGAGCTGATCCCCAatggcagcagcactgtggtGCGCTATGAGGATCGCAAGGAGTTCATCCGCCTGGTGCAGAAGGCTCGACTGGAGGAGAGCAAGGAGCAGGTAACACTCTCTCATAGCATCAGTGGTCATTGAGGTCTTAGAAACATACCCCCCTGGTCCATTTCTGGTAAAATGCATTG is a window of Balearica regulorum gibbericeps isolate bBalReg1 chromosome 8, bBalReg1.pri, whole genome shotgun sequence DNA encoding:
- the HECTD3 gene encoding E3 ubiquitin-protein ligase HECTD3, giving the protein MRAGGEAPHQVLGRLRFLLQCSECFRRARALPAALCYVPREVQYKICKDPAAAAAAAAARSLLSVWDSPGPARGGKRAARTTIEVRKGGCLRATGEEYCNGAGLWVKLSKEQLEEYRSGCELEEGWVLVCKHADGGDRLVPVESTERIQRQQQLFGVDYKPVIRWEQVVDLTYSLRLGAKPKPMEQDEAAVEKLRFVPPTWTYECDEDLVHFLYDHIGKEDENLGSVKQYVDSIDVSSYTEDFNVSCLTDSHADTYWESDGSQGQHWVRLNMKKGTIVKKLLLTVDTTDENFMPKRVAVYGGEGDNLKKLNDVGIDESYIGDVCVLEDMTTHLPVIEIRIVECRDDGIDVRLRGIKIKSSRQRDLGLSADMFQLPNLVRYPRLEGTDPDLLYRRAVLIQRFIKLLDSVLHHLVPAWDHTVGTFSKLKHIKQFLLLSKRRTALITQCLKDSETSKPNFMPRLYINRRLAMEHRDNPALDPSCKNAVFTQVYEGLKPSDKFEKPLDYRWPLRYDQWWECKFIAEGIIDQGGGFRDSLADMSEELCPSSADTPVPLPFFVRTSNQGNGTGEARDMYVPNPSCKDFPKYEWIGQIMGAALRGKEFLVLALPGFVWKQLTGEEVSWSKDFPAVDSVLVKLLEVMEVMDKDTFEFKFGNELTYTTVLSDQRMVELIPNGSSTVVRYEDRKEFIRLVQKARLEESKEQIMAMQAGLLKVVPQAVLDLLTWQELEKKVCGDPEVTVDALKKLTRFEDFEPLDTRVQYFWEALNNFTNEDRSRFLRFVTGRSRLPARIYIYPDKMGSETTDALPESSTCSSTLFLPNYATAKVCEEKLRYAAYNCVAIDTDMSPWEE